Proteins encoded within one genomic window of Bradyrhizobium sp. CB1717:
- a CDS encoding NEL-type E3 ubiquitin ligase domain-containing protein, giving the protein MDAFNHLHPVEAPDVERAYDDELGQQQDYQAGFQQHLNELHPHERPPQNSNNLSDRDVVSNRDAEFLRMPHGDRVGQGTSRLPSDSSAFSGQGVNQDLLFPGADRSGQLPAGSFSLTDGWHGVDAAADWPTQSFDEEEHWWAEPGDVVPEWPTTAAIPWQQDLGVSILGRQPRPGDGSTTDLEDPVLRQSRLDHVLDTWAGEEGQTQDEDRQEAVRRIRAWAEAGDVYAGLELHDLGLTTLPAALPPGLQSLNVSDNELVRLPDTLPSGLRTLGASNNRLTDLPDTLPTGLQSLVIGSNQLTGLPETLPESLSTLAVCSNRLTSLPDNLPAGLQDLDVRGNLLTRLPDTLPTGLQSLALGSNRLTSLPDTLPPELKELEADGNRLTSLPDTLPAELLLLFARDNRLNSLPETLPTELQRLHVSGNSLSSLPENLPTELQMLEARNNRLTSLPETLLTRLGSGCMVYVEDNALPEQVRTNLAAALNAPSYAGPRVFFSMGGGTMVDQERPLANAVADWLKGEPEAIAVWQNFAHEEGAPEYALFLDKLQKTVNYDNPEFREAVAEDLRQAAIRPEVRRQFFELAYGASETCQDRVTLTWNGMQTARLNADVEDGAYDDRLGELIQQARILFRLNALEPIARQKVDSLGFVDEVEVYLAYQVKLRERLDLQLIAPDMRFFDIAHVTEDDLTAAEIQVRNEEATGFADYLATRWQPWEMVVSRIAPQAHAQMEGRLREAMDEEFPSRLEQRLADHQLTGDSDAELQLGAQIREEIAREIKGPLMRQVLGDRGLEL; this is encoded by the coding sequence ATGGATGCGTTCAACCACCTCCACCCCGTCGAGGCCCCAGATGTCGAGCGGGCGTACGACGACGAGCTGGGACAGCAGCAGGATTACCAAGCGGGCTTTCAGCAGCACCTGAACGAGTTGCATCCGCACGAGCGCCCGCCCCAGAATTCAAATAACCTCAGCGACCGCGACGTTGTGTCGAACAGAGATGCGGAATTTTTGAGAATGCCGCACGGGGATCGCGTCGGACAAGGCACCTCGCGGTTGCCCTCGGATTCGTCCGCCTTCTCTGGACAAGGCGTCAATCAAGATCTGCTTTTTCCGGGCGCGGATCGGAGTGGCCAGTTGCCAGCCGGCAGTTTCAGTCTGACGGATGGTTGGCACGGCGTGGATGCAGCTGCCGATTGGCCGACGCAAAGTTTCGATGAGGAGGAGCATTGGTGGGCGGAGCCCGGTGATGTGGTGCCTGAGTGGCCAACGACCGCGGCAATTCCTTGGCAGCAAGATCTCGGAGTATCAATCCTCGGCCGACAGCCTCGGCCGGGCGATGGCAGTACGACGGACCTTGAGGACCCCGTCCTCAGGCAATCGCGGCTCGACCACGTCTTGGACACCTGGGCCGGCGAGGAGGGGCAGACGCAAGACGAAGACCGCCAAGAGGCCGTAAGACGAATAAGAGCCTGGGCAGAGGCCGGCGACGTCTATGCAGGGCTGGAGCTGCATGATCTGGGCCTGACGACACTGCCTGCCGCCCTTCCGCCCGGGCTCCAGTCGCTCAACGTCAGCGACAACGAGCTGGTGCGCCTGCCTGACACCCTTCCGTCCGGCCTCCGGACGCTTGGCGCCAGCAACAACCGGTTAACCGACCTGCCGGACACTCTGCCGACCGGACTCCAGTCTCTGGTCATCGGCAGCAACCAGCTGACCGGGCTGCCTGAAACGCTTCCGGAGAGCCTTTCGACACTCGCCGTCTGCAGCAATCGGTTGACCAGCCTGCCAGACAACCTGCCGGCCGGGCTCCAGGACCTCGATGTCCGCGGCAACCTGTTGACCCGCCTACCCGACACCTTACCGACCGGACTTCAGTCGCTTGCCCTCGGTAGCAACCGGTTGACCAGTCTACCCGACACTCTCCCGCCCGAACTCAAAGAGCTCGAAGCCGACGGCAACCGGCTGACCAGCCTGCCCGACACTCTCCCGGCCGAGCTCCTGTTGCTCTTCGCCCGCGATAACCGGCTGAACAGCCTGCCCGAGACCCTCCCGACTGAGCTCCAGAGACTCCACGTCAGCGGCAACAGCCTGTCGAGCTTGCCCGAGAACCTCCCGACCGAGCTCCAGATGCTCGAGGCACGCAACAATCGGCTCACCAGCCTGCCAGAGACCCTGCTGACCCGGCTAGGTTCTGGGTGCATGGTTTATGTGGAGGATAATGCGCTGCCCGAGCAGGTGCGGACGAATTTGGCGGCAGCCCTGAATGCGCCGAGCTATGCCGGCCCGCGGGTCTTCTTTTCAATGGGTGGAGGAACGATGGTGGACCAGGAACGGCCGCTGGCCAATGCGGTCGCGGACTGGTTGAAGGGCGAGCCGGAGGCGATCGCCGTCTGGCAGAACTTCGCCCACGAGGAGGGTGCCCCGGAATACGCGCTCTTCCTCGACAAGCTGCAGAAGACTGTGAATTATGACAATCCCGAATTCCGAGAGGCGGTGGCCGAGGATCTACGGCAGGCGGCGATCAGGCCGGAAGTGCGGCGGCAGTTTTTTGAGCTGGCCTACGGGGCGAGCGAGACCTGCCAGGATCGCGTCACCTTGACCTGGAACGGCATGCAGACCGCACGTCTGAACGCTGATGTCGAGGACGGAGCCTATGACGATCGGCTCGGCGAACTCATCCAGCAGGCGCGGATCCTGTTCCGCCTGAACGCGCTCGAGCCGATCGCCCGTCAGAAGGTCGACTCGCTCGGGTTCGTCGACGAGGTCGAGGTCTATCTCGCCTATCAGGTCAAGCTGCGTGAGCGGCTGGATCTACAGCTCATCGCTCCGGATATGCGATTCTTTGATATCGCCCACGTCACTGAAGACGACCTCACCGCAGCCGAGATCCAGGTGCGCAACGAGGAGGCGACGGGGTTCGCCGACTATCTGGCAACTCGCTGGCAACCCTGGGAGATGGTGGTGAGTCGGATTGCCCCACAAGCTCATGCACAGATGGAGGGCCGGCTCAGGGAGGCGATGGACGAGGAGTTTCCGAGCCGCCTTGAGCAACGGCTCGCCGACCATCAGCTAACCGGAGATAGCGATGCCGAGTTGCAACTCGGAGCCCAGATTCGCGAGGAGATCGCCCGCGAGATCAAGGGTCCTCTGATGCGCCAGGTGCTTGGGGACCGCGGGCTTGAGCTGTGA
- a CDS encoding SIR2 family protein — MAAKSAPEMAQEFAQAALSATPVIILGSGASAAHGVPGMGGLALQLSAIKPPTSWTADERSEWGKFVAQLAAGNDLESALQAARPTERQTQFIATETRAVLLPHDLRVLQTLVADRRALPLSRLYRHLFDSTHKTVHVVTPNYDRLAEYAADAVDVSTFTGFNHGYLRSRARDSNTRVFVNRQVTRTVAVWKVHGSLDWFQDSAGQIIGVCGMPEVPAGYSPLMITPGIDKYRLTHGEPFRTILGWSDDALENARAYFCVGYGFNDEHLQTKLIERCDRDSVPLVVITKELTTSARTFLGGGRCRRYLAIEEGTMGARAYMHDVPNGFDVDQPIWRLDRFLNEMTGVSA; from the coding sequence ATGGCGGCCAAGAGCGCGCCGGAGATGGCGCAGGAATTCGCGCAGGCGGCGCTTAGCGCCACACCGGTGATCATTCTGGGCAGCGGCGCCTCGGCTGCACACGGTGTGCCCGGCATGGGCGGCTTGGCGTTGCAGCTTTCCGCCATCAAGCCTCCCACGAGCTGGACAGCAGACGAGAGGAGCGAATGGGGTAAGTTCGTCGCGCAGCTTGCGGCCGGCAATGATCTCGAAAGCGCCCTCCAGGCCGCGCGCCCGACGGAACGCCAGACCCAGTTCATCGCCACCGAGACCCGCGCTGTCCTGCTGCCGCACGATCTTCGCGTCCTCCAGACGCTTGTGGCGGATCGACGCGCGCTACCCCTTTCGCGGCTGTACCGCCATCTCTTCGACAGCACGCACAAGACCGTCCATGTCGTCACGCCTAACTATGACCGGCTTGCCGAATATGCCGCGGATGCCGTCGATGTAAGCACGTTCACCGGCTTCAACCACGGTTATCTGCGATCGCGCGCCCGCGATTCGAACACGCGCGTTTTCGTTAATCGGCAGGTGACCCGTACCGTTGCCGTCTGGAAAGTGCATGGCTCTCTCGACTGGTTCCAGGATTCTGCTGGCCAGATCATCGGCGTTTGCGGAATGCCCGAAGTGCCGGCCGGATACTCGCCGCTGATGATCACGCCGGGCATCGATAAATACCGGCTGACACATGGCGAGCCGTTCCGAACGATCTTGGGCTGGAGCGACGACGCGCTGGAGAACGCCCGCGCCTATTTCTGCGTTGGTTATGGCTTTAACGACGAACACCTTCAGACCAAGCTGATCGAGCGTTGCGACCGCGATTCCGTCCCGCTTGTCGTGATTACCAAAGAGCTGACCACGTCCGCCCGGACCTTCCTGGGCGGCGGACGCTGCCGGCGCTACCTCGCGATCGAGGAGGGGACGATGGGCGCGCGCGCCTACATGCACGACGTGCCCAACGGGTTCGACGTAGATCAACCGATCTGGCGGCTCGACCGCTTCCTCAATGAGATGACAGGAGTTTCCGCGTGA
- a CDS encoding AAA family ATPase translates to MRIRSLDLIRYGHFTDTTLHFPSGEPDFHVVYGENEAGKSTTMSAIEDLLFGIPGQSSRNFLHENAALRIGAALERDGALLSVRRRKGNKDTLLGPDDLPLAAGDGMLAPLLGGMDRAFFCRMFCLDHERLRAGGRDITQAKDDIGAALFAAGAGVSGLRDRLGAMQAEADGLWASRKAGHRKYYQAEDRLKEADASLRQHTVSVNKWQELKSAFEEARGLCNQIEKEIEEHVSELAKISRVRRVNRGVRRLQEIETEIVDLGAVVELLPDAASQFEKASGDNAAAEVRISAFHEQIATIGTEISGLVVDDGVLLHQTEIERLSKRSIQLSSGRADLPKRRVELAAAEEVLKRAAIELGWTGSVADLVERVPPRAKVAAVRGLLTSRGSRFAAVDSAEAALEDASEKLADIHARIEALGAQKDLSVLAGVVESIRAFGDLDARLLSIHQEHQDADRSCQRQMADMNPPIVSETSLQALKSPAEEAVRAHRDAARELQARIQRQ, encoded by the coding sequence GTGCGTATTCGTTCTCTTGACCTGATCCGTTACGGACATTTCACCGACACGACGCTTCATTTTCCGTCAGGCGAACCTGACTTTCATGTCGTGTACGGCGAGAATGAGGCTGGAAAGTCGACGACGATGTCGGCGATTGAAGATCTTCTCTTCGGTATTCCCGGGCAATCATCCCGTAATTTCCTGCATGAGAATGCGGCGCTGCGCATCGGCGCCGCCCTAGAACGCGACGGCGCGCTGCTTTCGGTCCGGCGTCGCAAGGGCAACAAGGACACGCTTCTCGGTCCGGACGATCTGCCGCTTGCGGCTGGCGATGGCATGCTTGCTCCTTTGCTCGGCGGGATGGACCGCGCGTTTTTCTGCCGGATGTTCTGTCTTGACCATGAGCGCCTGCGGGCTGGCGGGCGGGATATCACCCAGGCCAAGGATGATATCGGCGCGGCATTGTTCGCCGCCGGGGCCGGCGTGTCAGGTCTCCGCGATCGGCTGGGTGCGATGCAGGCAGAGGCGGATGGGCTCTGGGCCAGCCGCAAGGCGGGACACCGAAAATACTACCAAGCGGAAGACCGCCTTAAAGAGGCTGATGCTTCGTTGCGTCAACACACGGTGAGCGTAAACAAATGGCAGGAATTGAAATCCGCATTTGAAGAGGCGCGCGGCCTTTGCAATCAGATCGAGAAGGAAATCGAAGAGCACGTTTCCGAACTTGCGAAGATTTCTCGAGTCCGGCGCGTAAATCGCGGTGTGCGTCGGCTTCAAGAGATTGAAACGGAGATAGTGGACCTCGGCGCGGTGGTCGAATTACTTCCCGACGCGGCTAGCCAATTTGAGAAGGCCTCGGGCGATAACGCTGCTGCAGAAGTGCGTATAAGCGCATTCCACGAACAGATCGCAACAATCGGCACGGAAATTTCCGGACTTGTGGTTGACGATGGCGTTCTGCTCCACCAAACGGAGATTGAACGACTTTCGAAGCGCAGCATACAACTCTCTTCGGGCCGGGCGGACTTACCGAAGCGACGGGTCGAACTCGCCGCAGCGGAAGAAGTCCTGAAGCGCGCGGCGATTGAACTGGGGTGGACAGGGTCCGTCGCCGACCTGGTCGAGAGAGTTCCGCCGCGGGCCAAGGTTGCAGCAGTCCGCGGACTGTTGACATCGCGTGGCAGCCGATTTGCCGCCGTTGATAGCGCTGAAGCGGCGCTAGAGGATGCCAGCGAAAAACTCGCCGATATTCATGCACGGATTGAAGCGCTCGGAGCGCAGAAAGACCTTTCGGTGCTGGCTGGGGTCGTTGAGTCCATTCGCGCTTTTGGCGATCTCGATGCGCGTCTCCTGAGTATCCACCAAGAGCATCAGGATGCCGATAGATCATGTCAGCGGCAAATGGCTGATATGAATCCGCCTATCGTGAGTGAAACGAGTTTGCAGGCCTTGAAAAGCCCGGCGGAAGAGGCGGTAAGGGCGCATCGCGATGCCGCCCGCGAGCTTCAGGCGCGTATTCAGCGCCAGTAA
- a CDS encoding IS1595 family transposase, whose product MSDLMIAFRDPQTAIDCVKAIRRPNGPVCPYCARAKAYTLSRKNMHRCAECRRNFSVTVGTIFEDTKLPLRIWFGAIWLITNHPKGIASTTLAKDLGITQKSAWFVLHRLRHAARTRSFNRPMTGNVEVDETYIGGKGDQPS is encoded by the coding sequence TTGAGCGACCTGATGATTGCGTTTCGGGACCCGCAAACCGCAATCGATTGCGTCAAGGCGATCCGTCGGCCGAATGGGCCGGTCTGCCCTTACTGCGCCAGGGCCAAGGCCTACACCCTGAGTCGCAAGAACATGCACCGTTGCGCTGAGTGCCGCCGGAACTTCTCGGTGACGGTCGGGACGATCTTCGAGGATACCAAGCTCCCGCTCCGCATTTGGTTCGGGGCAATCTGGCTGATTACGAACCATCCCAAGGGCATTGCTTCCACGACGCTCGCGAAGGACTTGGGCATCACGCAGAAGTCGGCTTGGTTTGTCCTGCATCGCCTGCGGCACGCGGCCCGGACTCGCTCTTTCAACCGGCCCATGACCGGCAACGTGGAAGTTGACGAGACCTACATCGGCGGAAAAGGCGATCAACCGTCATAA
- a CDS encoding type II toxin-antitoxin system HipA family toxin gives MARRPARAPLNVYLNTRLVGRLRRESSGAIDFQYDRQWLAWENAIPVSVSLPLREDRYIGDPVVAVFDNLLPDNDDIRQRVAERAHADGPDAYSLLSAIGRDCIGALQFLPDGAAPGAAGAIDGRAASDQEIAAILGNLASNPLGIGPDQDFRISLAGAQEKTALLYWKDKWYVPHGTTATTHIIKPQIGKLPNGIDLTSSVENEHLCLELVAALGLPVAKSSIIDFAGRRVLAVERFDRIWTRDGRLLRLPQEDCCQALSVPPARKYESDGGPGIRKISDFLKGSDTPEDDRAIFFKAQIVFWLLAATDGHAKNFSIHLAPGGRFHLAPLYDIISTQPSLDAGQISQNQMKLAMAIGSNRHYVVHRVLGRHFVQTAKSCGLSDKTVKAVIQQLGDTAAKAIDQVLNALPKGFPEKMAISIADGAKRRVNSLAGLKSSE, from the coding sequence ATGGCGCGTCGTCCTGCCCGGGCGCCGCTCAATGTTTACCTCAACACGCGGCTGGTCGGCCGGCTGCGACGCGAGAGCAGCGGCGCAATCGATTTCCAGTACGACAGGCAGTGGCTCGCGTGGGAAAATGCCATCCCTGTTTCGGTGTCGCTGCCTCTGCGCGAGGATCGTTATATTGGCGATCCAGTCGTCGCTGTCTTTGACAATCTTCTGCCCGACAATGACGACATTCGCCAACGCGTCGCTGAACGTGCGCATGCTGACGGCCCCGACGCTTACAGCCTGCTCTCCGCCATCGGCCGCGACTGCATTGGTGCGCTGCAGTTCCTGCCCGATGGTGCCGCGCCCGGAGCCGCTGGCGCTATTGATGGCCGTGCCGCCAGCGATCAGGAGATTGCAGCCATTCTCGGCAATCTTGCCAGCAATCCACTCGGCATCGGCCCCGACCAGGATTTCCGTATTTCTCTGGCCGGTGCGCAGGAAAAGACAGCGCTGCTTTACTGGAAAGACAAGTGGTACGTTCCTCATGGCACGACCGCAACTACGCACATCATCAAGCCGCAGATCGGGAAGTTGCCGAACGGAATCGACCTGACCAGCAGCGTTGAAAACGAGCATCTGTGCCTCGAGCTGGTTGCCGCACTCGGCTTGCCGGTCGCCAAATCAAGCATCATCGATTTCGCCGGGCGCCGCGTGCTCGCAGTTGAGCGGTTCGATCGCATCTGGACGCGCGACGGCCGGCTGTTGCGGCTGCCGCAGGAAGACTGCTGCCAAGCACTATCGGTTCCGCCCGCGCGCAAGTATGAATCCGACGGCGGACCTGGCATCCGCAAAATCTCGGATTTCCTCAAGGGCAGCGATACGCCTGAGGACGACCGGGCCATTTTCTTCAAGGCGCAGATCGTGTTCTGGCTGCTTGCCGCCACCGATGGCCATGCGAAGAATTTTAGCATTCATTTGGCGCCGGGCGGACGTTTTCATCTTGCCCCGCTTTACGACATCATCTCGACCCAACCGAGCCTGGACGCTGGACAGATCAGCCAAAACCAAATGAAGCTGGCCATGGCGATCGGTAGCAACCGGCATTACGTCGTCCACAGGGTTCTCGGCCGACATTTCGTGCAGACTGCTAAGAGCTGCGGTCTATCCGACAAAACAGTCAAGGCTGTCATCCAGCAGCTCGGCGATACAGCCGCAAAAGCCATAGATCAGGTGCTGAATGCGCTTCCAAAAGGATTTCCGGAGAAGATGGCCATATCGATTGCTGATGGCGCGAAGCGCCGTGTGAATTCGCTGGCTGGTCTCAAGAGTAGTGAATGA
- a CDS encoding ATP-binding protein, producing MSILNFADAEALGRVQSVDTTTVIVHVDDVEALRALQVNRLVALQSSLAGHKLIGVIQKIIRTALGEAKIADVELGEAAHPEVNLVRIMLIGTLLDRDGPRANVFRRTLETVPEIDACCFALEGERLTRFMGVISEVTGGAQRLSLGAYTLDPNAQAFVNGNRLFQRHALIVGSTGSGKSWTTARLLEQIAELDSANAIVFDMHGEYASMAGDGFVHLRVAGPSDIEAGKGLNDGVLHLPYWLMSYEALVSMFVDRSDQNAPNQAMIMSRTVVDAKTGFLKAGGHVEVLANFTIDSPVPFRMETVLGELNRLNAEMVPGAKAGTEKQGDFHGKLSRLIQRLEGKRTDRRLGFLFPASGVADSYDWLDRAVELLLGGRAAKGGHGGVKIIDFSEVPSDILPLIVGMVARMAFHVQQWSTQGLRHPVALFCDEAHLYIPQDPTSGAAENAIATFERIAKEGRKYGVGLVVISQRPAEVNRTVASQCNNLIAMRLTNGDDQAVVRRLLPDSLGGFGDLLPVLDTGEALVVGDAILLPTRIRIAKPINEPLSGTIQFWDRWADPAAAATLDKAVESWRRQTLVK from the coding sequence GTGAGCATTCTGAATTTTGCGGACGCAGAAGCGCTGGGTCGCGTCCAATCGGTCGACACGACCACGGTGATCGTCCACGTCGATGATGTCGAGGCGCTGCGGGCGCTGCAGGTGAACCGGCTGGTTGCGCTCCAGAGCAGCCTTGCCGGCCATAAGTTAATTGGGGTGATCCAAAAGATCATCCGTACCGCGCTCGGTGAAGCGAAGATCGCCGATGTCGAGCTAGGCGAGGCCGCGCATCCCGAAGTCAATCTGGTTCGGATTATGTTGATCGGCACGCTGCTCGATCGGGACGGACCGCGCGCCAATGTCTTCCGCCGGACGCTCGAGACCGTCCCGGAGATCGATGCCTGCTGCTTCGCTCTCGAAGGCGAGCGCCTTACGCGCTTCATGGGGGTGATTTCGGAGGTGACCGGCGGCGCGCAGCGCCTGTCGCTTGGCGCCTATACGCTCGATCCCAACGCTCAGGCGTTCGTCAATGGCAATCGGTTGTTCCAGCGTCACGCGCTCATCGTGGGCAGCACCGGCTCGGGCAAGTCGTGGACGACCGCGCGCCTGCTCGAGCAAATCGCCGAGCTCGACAGCGCCAATGCCATCGTGTTCGACATGCACGGAGAATATGCGTCGATGGCTGGCGACGGTTTCGTCCATCTTCGCGTCGCAGGCCCAAGCGACATCGAAGCGGGGAAGGGGTTGAACGATGGTGTGCTGCATTTGCCCTATTGGCTCATGAGCTACGAGGCGCTTGTCTCGATGTTTGTTGACCGCTCCGATCAGAACGCCCCAAACCAGGCCATGATCATGTCGCGTACCGTCGTTGACGCCAAGACGGGCTTCCTGAAAGCCGGCGGTCATGTCGAGGTGCTCGCCAACTTCACGATCGACAGTCCGGTGCCTTTCAGGATGGAAACCGTGCTAGGCGAGCTCAACCGGCTCAACGCCGAGATGGTACCGGGAGCCAAGGCGGGCACTGAGAAGCAGGGCGATTTCCACGGCAAGCTCAGCCGTCTAATCCAGCGCCTCGAGGGCAAACGCACCGATCGACGCCTCGGCTTCCTATTCCCTGCGTCCGGCGTGGCGGACAGCTATGATTGGCTCGATCGCGCAGTTGAGCTGCTGCTCGGTGGCAGGGCGGCCAAAGGCGGCCACGGTGGCGTCAAGATCATCGACTTCTCTGAAGTTCCATCCGACATTTTGCCGCTGATCGTCGGCATGGTCGCGCGCATGGCCTTCCACGTGCAGCAGTGGAGCACGCAGGGGCTTCGCCATCCGGTGGCCCTGTTCTGTGACGAGGCGCATCTTTATATTCCACAGGATCCGACTTCGGGCGCCGCGGAGAATGCGATCGCTACCTTCGAGCGCATCGCCAAGGAGGGGCGGAAATATGGCGTCGGGCTGGTGGTGATCAGCCAGCGCCCCGCCGAAGTGAACCGCACGGTTGCCAGCCAGTGCAACAATCTCATCGCGATGCGGCTAACCAACGGTGACGACCAAGCTGTCGTGCGACGGCTGCTGCCCGACAGCCTCGGCGGCTTCGGCGACCTGCTTCCGGTCCTCGACACGGGCGAAGCACTCGTCGTTGGCGATGCGATTCTACTGCCCACGCGTATCCGCATTGCCAAACCGATAAACGAACCGCTTAGCGGCACGATCCAGTTCTGGGATCGTTGGGCCGACCCAGCGGCTGCGGCGACGCTCGACAAGGCTGTCGAGAGCTGGCGCCGTCAGACGCTTGTCAAATAG
- a CDS encoding helix-turn-helix transcriptional regulator → MDTIARTPQQVGAGIRRFRRQKKLTQRDLGEKMHARQATVSKLEAGEPATQLRILMDALAGLDLELVIRPRTRLTAEAIEDLF, encoded by the coding sequence ATGGATACGATCGCCCGCACCCCGCAACAAGTTGGCGCTGGAATCAGGCGCTTCCGGCGGCAGAAGAAGCTTACCCAGCGTGACCTGGGTGAGAAGATGCATGCGCGTCAAGCGACAGTCTCGAAGCTCGAGGCCGGCGAACCTGCAACGCAGCTGCGCATCCTGATGGATGCGCTGGCCGGGCTCGACCTCGAGCTCGTCATCCGGCCGCGCACCAGATTAACGGCTGAAGCGATTGAGGATCTCTTTTGA
- a CDS encoding DNA repair exonuclease: MSTFQFIHTGDIHLDSPLRGLSGQEGPAAERIRTATRTAFEDLITQAIDRQAAFVVIAGDLYDGDWRDFHTGLFFVRQMGRLRGAKIPAFVLHGNHDAESQITKRLTLPDNVEVFSYRKPQTFKLDDCRVALHGQSFRLQATTENLAAAYPAPIKGYFNIGVLHTALGGTGGSHENYAPCTLEELVNKGYDYWALAHVHQGGVLHRNPHVVFCGNLQGRHIREAGPKSAQLVTVQDGAIEGAELLQTDVVRWMHVDVPVSGSARFGDVVDQIKRSIDEAAKNAEGRLLACRIKLTGPTALHAELMASAPQLLAEARAAALALGEEVAWIERVINATVPATAVSNQPEGSAINDLNVLLAQAAGDSDLQAEIANDLGDLVRRLPHDAALDIDDFLLEAVIAKQYSVVIEQAGEYLSARLTAERR, encoded by the coding sequence GTGAGCACTTTCCAATTTATCCATACCGGCGACATACATCTGGACAGCCCCCTGAGAGGCCTGAGCGGACAGGAGGGGCCAGCGGCCGAGCGTATTCGAACGGCGACCCGAACTGCCTTTGAGGACCTCATTACTCAGGCAATCGATAGACAGGCGGCTTTCGTGGTCATCGCCGGAGACCTCTACGACGGCGATTGGCGCGATTTTCACACCGGCCTGTTTTTCGTTCGGCAGATGGGTCGTTTGCGGGGGGCGAAAATCCCCGCCTTCGTGTTGCACGGCAATCATGACGCCGAAAGCCAAATCACGAAACGGCTGACGCTTCCCGACAATGTTGAGGTGTTTAGCTATCGAAAGCCTCAAACTTTCAAGCTCGATGATTGCCGCGTCGCCCTTCACGGTCAAAGCTTCCGCCTGCAGGCGACGACGGAAAATCTGGCGGCAGCCTATCCCGCGCCGATCAAAGGCTATTTCAACATCGGCGTGCTGCATACTGCACTCGGCGGAACGGGTGGTTCTCACGAGAACTACGCCCCTTGCACGCTCGAAGAGTTGGTCAACAAGGGGTACGACTATTGGGCGCTCGCGCACGTGCATCAGGGCGGCGTACTGCATCGAAATCCGCACGTGGTGTTCTGCGGCAATCTACAGGGGCGCCACATCCGCGAAGCCGGCCCGAAATCGGCGCAGCTCGTTACGGTCCAAGACGGAGCGATCGAAGGCGCTGAGCTGCTCCAAACGGATGTCGTGCGGTGGATGCATGTCGATGTACCGGTCAGTGGTAGCGCGCGGTTCGGGGATGTTGTAGATCAAATCAAACGCTCGATCGACGAGGCGGCCAAGAACGCAGAAGGCCGACTGCTGGCTTGTCGCATCAAACTAACTGGCCCGACCGCTCTTCACGCCGAACTGATGGCGTCTGCGCCGCAATTGTTGGCTGAAGCGAGGGCCGCAGCACTGGCTCTTGGCGAAGAGGTTGCATGGATCGAACGTGTGATCAATGCGACCGTGCCTGCGACGGCAGTTTCTAACCAGCCAGAGGGCAGCGCGATCAACGATCTCAATGTCCTGCTAGCTCAGGCTGCGGGGGATTCCGATCTCCAGGCAGAAATCGCGAACGATCTGGGCGACCTTGTCCGCAGGCTTCCTCACGACGCGGCACTTGATATTGACGATTTTCTTCTCGAAGCGGTGATCGCGAAACAATACTCGGTTGTGATTGAGCAGGCTGGCGAATATCTGAGCGCACGTCTGACTGCGGAAAGGCGTTGA